Genomic segment of Saprospira sp. CCB-QB6:
CTCCAGTAATCAATACGCGTTTCATAGTTTATTAGGCTTTAGGGTGAACGGTAGCACGGCCAATGCTTTCGTAATAAAAAGGTTGTTCGCGCATTTGCTCTAGCGAGTAAACGTTGCGGCCATCAAAGATGACATTGTTATTGAGCAGGCTAGCAATTTTAGCAAAATCGGGTGTGCGGAACTCGTTCCATTCGGTCAAAATAGCCAAAGCATCAGCACCTTCTAGGGCCTCATATTTATTTTCGCAAAGTGTAATTTTATCGCCAAAGATTTGCTGAATATGGCTCATCGCTTCGGGATCAAAAGCCTGTACTTTTGCGCCTAGCTCTAGCAATTGTTCAATAATCAAAAGTGCGGGTGCCTCGCGGATATCGTCGGTATTCGGCTTAAAAGACAAGCCCCAAAGTCCAATCGTTTTGCCCTTGATTTCATCGCCATAATAGTTCTCTAACTTTTCGACTAGGCGGTTTTTCTGTCTTTGGTTTACCTGCATAACTGACTTTAGAATTTTAAAGTCAAAATCATACTCTTCTGCCGTTTTGGCTAAAGCCTTTACATCTTTAGGGAAACAGCTTCCGCCATAACCGATACCCGGAAATAGGAAGCGCTTACCAATGCGGTTATCTGAGCCCATTCCTTTGCGTACTGCATCTACATTGGCACCTACACGCTCGCAGAGGTTAGCAATTTCATTCATGAAAGAAATACGGGTAGCCAAATAAGAGTTAGCTGCATATTTGGTCATTTCAGCCGAGCGCTCATCCATAAAATAAATGGGGTTACCTTGGCGAACAAAGGGCATATATAGCTGCTTCATCAATCCGCGAGCACGGTCCGAATTGGTTCCAATAACCACCCGATCGGGCTTCATAAAATCTTCTACGGCTACGCCTTCTCGCAAAAACTCTGGATTAGAGACCACATCAAAAAGTGATTCATCTAGGTTTTCGGCCAAAATCGCATGTACTTTTTCAGCTGTGCCTACGGGTACCGTACTTTTATCAACAATTACCTTATAAGAAGTGATGATTTTGCTCAAATCAGCAGCTACGCCCATAACATAAGAGAGGTCAGCAGAGCCATCGCCACCGGGAGGGGTGGGCAAAGCCAAAAAGATAATTTCTGCATCTTTGATAGCATCGGCCAAATTGGTTGTAAACTTAAGGCGGCCAGCCTGTGCATTGCGCTCAAAAAGGTGGTCCAATTCGGGC
This window contains:
- a CDS encoding UDP-glucose dehydrogenase family protein gives rise to the protein MNIAIVGTGYVGLVTGTCFAETGNHVICVDINEEKVRQMQAGQVPIYEPELDHLFERNAQAGRLKFTTNLADAIKDAEIIFLALPTPPGGDGSADLSYVMGVAADLSKIITSYKVIVDKSTVPVGTAEKVHAILAENLDESLFDVVSNPEFLREGVAVEDFMKPDRVVIGTNSDRARGLMKQLYMPFVRQGNPIYFMDERSAEMTKYAANSYLATRISFMNEIANLCERVGANVDAVRKGMGSDNRIGKRFLFPGIGYGGSCFPKDVKALAKTAEEYDFDFKILKSVMQVNQRQKNRLVEKLENYYGDEIKGKTIGLWGLSFKPNTDDIREAPALLIIEQLLELGAKVQAFDPEAMSHIQQIFGDKITLCENKYEALEGADALAILTEWNEFRTPDFAKIASLLNNNVIFDGRNVYSLEQMREQPFYYESIGRATVHPKA